From a single Brassica oleracea var. oleracea cultivar TO1000 chromosome C5, BOL, whole genome shotgun sequence genomic region:
- the LOC106343678 gene encoding probable beta-1,3-galactosyltransferase 17, producing the protein MKKTKLDNSASLNRIGLIQFLLALLLFYLLCMSFEIPFIFRTGSGSDDGSFSSLPRQMVAGKEANRAIIAEQEVDPLRPGRKPERRMREFKTVSEIFANESLFDGGGSTDEFSIFHVTAKHAIATGKKMWDGVNSGLISKPDEKPVKNRTEKCPDSVSITGSEFLNRSRILVLPCGLKLGSHVTVVATPHWAHAEKDGKGAVTQFMMELQGLEAVEGEDPPRILHFNPRIKGDWSGRPVIEQNTCYRMQWGSALRCDGRESSSDDEDSVDGEVKCERWKRDDDSDESKKTWLDMLMGRRRKITLDWPYPFAEGKLFVLTLRAGMEGYHISVNGRHITSFPYRTGFVLEDATGLAVKGNIDVHSVYASSLPSTNPSFVPQKHLEMQSRWKAPSLPQKPVELFIGILSAGNHFAERMAVRKSWMQQKLVKSSKVVARFFVALHARKEVNVDLKKEAEYFGDIVIVPYMDHYDLVVLKTVAICEYGVSTVAAKYIMKCDDDTFVRVDAVIQEAEKVKRRDSLYIGNINFYHKPLRTGKWAVTYEEWPEEYYPPYANGPGYILSYDIAKFIVDDFEQQRLRLFKMEDVSMGMWVEKFNETRPVAVVHSLKFCQFGCIEDYFTAHYQSPRQMICMWDKLQRLGKPHCCNLR; encoded by the exons ATGAAGAAGACTAAACTCGACAACTCCGCCTCACTGAACCGAATCGGGCTTATTCAGTTCCTGTTAGCTCTCCTGCTCTTTTACCTCCTCTGCATGAGCTTCGAGATCCCTTTCATCTTCAGAACCGGGTCCGGTTCCGACGACGGGTCTTTTTCGTCGTTGCCGAGACAGATGGTTGCTGGTAAAGAAGCAAACCGGGCTATCATCGCAGAACAAGAAGTAGACCCTCTTAGACCGGGTCGTAAACCGGAGAGGAGAATGCGAGAGTTCAAAACCGTCTCCGAAATTTTCGCCAACGAGAGCCTTTTCGACGGCGGCGGATCCACCGACGAGTTCTCGATTTTTCACGTCACCGCGAAGCACGCGATTGCGACGGGGAAGAAAATGTGGGACGGGGTTAATTCCGGTTTAATCAGCAAACCGGATGAAAAACCGGTTAAGAACCGGACGGAGAAATGTCCCGATTCGGTTTCAATTACCGGGTCGGAGTTTTTAAACCGGAGCCGGATCTTGGTTTTGCCGTGCGGGTTAAAGCTGGGATCTCACGTTACCGTCGTGGCGACGCCGCATTGGGCGCACGCGGAGAAAGATGGGAAGGGTGCGGTGACGCAGTTCATGATGGAGTTGCAGGGATTGGAGGCGGTGGAGGGTGAAGACCCGCCTCGGATCCTCCATTTCAACCCGAGGATTAAAGGGGACTGGAGTGGGAGACCAGTGATTGAGCAGAACACTTGTTACCGGATGCAGTGGGGCTCTGCTTTGCGCTGTGATGGTCGTGAGTCTAGTAGTGATGACGAAGATTCTG TTGATGGAGAGGTGAAGTGTGAGAGGTGGAAGAGGGATGATGATTCTGATGAGTCCAAGAAGACGTGGTTGGACATGCTGATGGGACGGAGGAGGAAGATAACACTTGATTGGCCTTACCCTTTTGCTGAAGGGAAGCTCTTTGTTCTTACCCTTCGAGCTGGGATGGAAGGTTACCACATCAGCGTTAATGGAAGGCATATCACCTCTTTCCCTTACAGAACC GGGTTTGTTCTAGAGGATGCTACTGGATTAGCAGTGAAGGGGAACATTGATGTGCATTCCGTATATGCTTCCTCTTTACCCTCTACAAACCCGAGTTTCGTGCCACAAAAGCATCTCGAGATGCAAAGCAGATGGAAAGCTCCTTCGTTACCTCAGAAGCCTGTGGAGCTCTTCATTGGTATTCTCTCTGCTGGTAACCATTTCGCAGAGAGAATGGCTGTGAGGAAGTCATGGATGCAGCAAAAGCTAGTCAAATCATCGAAAGTTGTTGCACGGTTCTTTGTTGCATTG CACGCAAGAAAAGAAGTCAATGTGGATCTAAAGAAAGAAGCAGAGTACTTTGGTGATATTGTGATAGTACCGTATATGGATCATTATGACCTCGTTGTGCTCAAGACGGTTGCCATCTGCGAATATGGGGTTAGCACAGTGGCGGCAAAGTATATTATGAAATGTGACGATGATACGTTTGTACGAGTTGATGCTGTGATACAAGAAGCAGAGAAGGTTAAAAGAAGAGATAGCCTTTATATTGGAAACATTAACTTCTACCATAAGCCTCTGCGCACTGGTAAATGGGCTGTCACATACGAGGAATGGCCAGAAGAGTATTATCCTCCGTATGCAAATGGTCCGGGTTACATCTTGTCATATGACATAGCTAAGTTCATCGTTGATGATTTTGAACAGCAGAGATTAAGA TTATTCAAGATGGAAGATGTGAGCATGGGAATGTGGGTGGAGAAGTTCAACGAGACTAGACCAGTGGCAGTTGTTCACAGCCTCAAGTTCTGCCAGTTCGGATGCATAGAAGACTACTTCACCGCTCATTATCAGTCGCCTCGCCAGATGATTTGCATGTGGGATAAGCTGCAGCGACTCGGGAAGCCTCATTGCTGCAACCTGAGATGA
- the LOC106343546 gene encoding glutathione S-transferase U13-like, whose amino-acid sequence MTQNNDTVKLIGSWSSPYALRARVALHLKSVKYEYLDEPDVLNSKSELLLKSNPIYKKVPVLIHGDVSICESLNIVQYVDEAWSSGPSILPSHPYERANARFWALFVDDKIFGSLDAVGGAKDDEGRMAAAGKLMECLATLEEAFQKSSKGLGFFGGENIGFLDIACGTILGPVSVIEAFSGVKFLREETTPGLIQWAEKFRAHEAVKPYMPTVEEFIAFAKKKFGVE is encoded by the exons ATGACTCAGAATAATGATACGGTGAAGCTCATAGGTTCTTGGTCGAGCCCTTATGCCCTTAGGGCTCGAGTGGCTCTACACTTGAAATCTGTCAAGTACGAGTACTTGGACGAACCTGATGTTCTCAACTCAAAGAGCGAACTCCTTCTCAAGTCCAACCCCATCTACAAGAAAGTCCCTGTTCTCATCCATGGCGATGTTTCCATCTGCGAGTCACTCAACATCGTTCAGTACGTCGATGAAGCTTGGTCCTCTGGTCCTTCCATCCTGCCTTCTCACCCTTACGAACGTGCCAACGCTCGCTTCTGGGCCCTCTTCGTCGACGACAAG ATCTTTGGATCGTTGGATGCGGTGGGCGGAGCAAAAGACGACGAAGGGAGGATGGCGGCGGCGGGAAAGCTGATGGAGTGTTTGGCGACGCTTGAAGAGGCGTTTCAGAAGAGCAGCAAAGGGCTAGGGTTCTTCGGAGGAGAGAACATTGGCTTCCTCGACATTGCTTGTGGGACCATTTTGGGACCAGTCTCTGTGATCGAGGCGTTTTCCGGCGTCAAGTTTCTCCGGGAAGAAACAACACCTGGGTTGATCCAATGGGCCGAGAAGTTTAGGGCCCATGAAGCTGTCAAGCCTTACATGCCAACCGTGGAAGAGTTCATTGCATTTGCAAAGAAGAAGTTTGGTGTTGAGTGA